A part of Candidatus Omnitrophota bacterium genomic DNA contains:
- a CDS encoding SDR family oxidoreductase has product MATTWDNKDLFCSDLPTKFQPGIGRILVTGASGYIGGRLVPELLGRGYKVRAMVRSAPDTYRTLWPHAEVAVADVQNIDSLRAALDNIDTAYYLIHSLRLGPKRFAQADINAARNFSKVAEEKHVSRIIYLGGLGDVRSSLSSHLRSRAEVAREIRRRKTPVTVLRAAIIVGSGSASYEIIQHLVRELPIIFIPRWAKNRCQPIAVRDIIKYLVGVLETPETSGQSFDIGGKDVLTYEMMLKTLAEIRRKKIFFIPVPFSSIRFYAYGASLLTPVPEAITSCLMEGLKNEVICQDNSIRGLIPFEPLSYKEAIIRAMSREEQDKVYTRWSDASTPAYELALKLDELKGMPTYTASDSITTAKDASRLFGSICRIGGKEGWFHSNWLWRLRGGIDRVLLGVGSARGRRSDSSLKINDVIDFWRIEDLQENRRLLLRAEMRLPGKAWLEFNIKEDGPDRVLNVTAYYDTHSLFGRIYWYMCLPLHHFIFHNLIKEIEKRS; this is encoded by the coding sequence ATGGCTACCACGTGGGATAATAAAGACCTTTTCTGTAGTGATCTCCCTACTAAATTCCAGCCCGGCATAGGCAGGATTTTAGTAACAGGCGCTTCCGGATATATAGGTGGAAGGCTGGTTCCGGAACTTCTGGGAAGAGGGTATAAGGTTCGCGCCATGGTGCGCAGCGCGCCGGATACTTACAGGACGCTTTGGCCACATGCGGAAGTGGCGGTAGCAGATGTGCAGAATATCGATAGTTTAAGAGCGGCGCTTGATAACATAGATACGGCTTATTACCTGATTCATTCGCTGCGCCTTGGTCCTAAGAGATTCGCGCAGGCCGATATAAATGCGGCCAGGAATTTCAGTAAAGTAGCCGAAGAGAAACACGTCAGCAGGATTATCTACCTCGGCGGCCTTGGCGATGTCCGTAGCTCCCTATCGTCTCATTTACGCAGCCGAGCCGAAGTAGCCAGAGAAATCAGGCGCAGGAAGACTCCGGTAACGGTTCTCCGGGCGGCGATAATTGTCGGAAGCGGAAGCGCCTCATATGAGATCATTCAGCATCTGGTAAGGGAGCTTCCGATAATTTTTATTCCGCGCTGGGCAAAAAACAGATGCCAGCCGATAGCCGTACGAGATATTATAAAGTATCTTGTGGGTGTATTAGAGACTCCGGAAACGTCCGGCCAGTCTTTTGATATAGGCGGCAAGGATGTTCTGACATACGAAATGATGCTCAAGACACTGGCAGAGATACGCCGCAAAAAGATCTTTTTTATACCCGTACCGTTTTCCAGTATCCGATTTTATGCCTATGGCGCGAGTCTTCTAACGCCGGTTCCGGAAGCGATTACTTCGTGCCTGATGGAGGGGTTAAAGAACGAAGTTATCTGCCAGGATAATAGCATAAGAGGGCTTATACCGTTTGAGCCGCTTTCGTATAAAGAGGCGATAATAAGGGCCATGTCCCGGGAAGAGCAAGATAAGGTATATACGAGATGGTCCGATGCCTCTACGCCGGCCTACGAATTGGCATTGAAACTCGACGAACTTAAGGGCATGCCTACCTACACTGCCAGCGACTCGATCACGACAGCAAAAGACGCCTCCCGGTTATTCGGGTCTATATGCAGGATAGGAGGAAAAGAAGGGTGGTTTCACAGTAACTGGTTGTGGCGCTTAAGGGGAGGCATAGACCGCGTTTTGCTTGGAGTAGGTTCTGCCCGCGGGAGGAGATCCGATTCGAGCCTAAAGATCAACGATGTAATAGACTTTTGGCGCATAGAAGACTTGCAGGAAAATAGACGGCTTCTGCTGCGCGCCGAGATGCGCCTGCCGGGGAAAGCATGGTTAGAGTTCAACATTAAAGAAGATGGTCCAGATAGGGTGTTGAATGTCACAGCGTACTACGACACACATAGCCTTTTTGGCAGGATATACTGGTACATGTGCCTGCCTTTGCACCATTTTATTTTTCATAATTTGATCAAAGAAATAGAGAAAAGGAGTTAG
- the menA gene encoding 1,4-dihydroxy-2-naphthoate octaprenyltransferase, giving the protein MNFKIWLKAVRIPFFTATVIPVLFGYLLAWRDGHSFIWHRFLLTLFGAIFIHAGTNLANDYFDYLAGCDEANPTPTPFSGGSRVIQNGQIMPKKILYASLLFFILGSGIGLYLNYICGGNVILVLGAIGVFFGFFYSARPFKIGYGGFGELATGIGFGPLMVMGAYYVGAQQLTFRIFFASMPIGILIALVLFINEFPDYIGDKAVGKRTWVVILGKKNAIFIYYILLAAVYVIITALALAKSLPYTCLIAVLSLPVAFKAFTVSRNNYEKIHELLPVNAATIGLHSMIGILLCAGIAIDKIFVPWR; this is encoded by the coding sequence GTGAATTTTAAGATCTGGTTAAAAGCTGTACGAATACCGTTTTTTACAGCGACAGTAATACCCGTGCTTTTCGGATATTTATTGGCATGGCGTGACGGGCATAGTTTTATATGGCACCGTTTTCTTCTCACGCTTTTCGGTGCAATATTCATTCATGCCGGTACTAATCTGGCAAATGATTATTTTGACTATCTTGCGGGTTGTGACGAAGCCAACCCTACGCCAACGCCGTTCAGCGGAGGGAGCAGAGTGATCCAAAATGGTCAAATCATGCCTAAGAAAATATTATACGCTTCTTTGCTATTTTTCATCCTGGGTTCCGGAATAGGCCTTTACCTTAATTATATATGCGGCGGGAATGTCATCCTTGTTTTAGGCGCAATAGGTGTTTTCTTTGGATTCTTTTACAGCGCCCGTCCGTTCAAGATAGGGTATGGCGGTTTCGGCGAACTCGCCACAGGCATAGGATTCGGGCCGCTTATGGTAATGGGCGCGTATTATGTGGGAGCGCAGCAGTTAACCTTCAGGATATTTTTTGCCTCCATGCCGATCGGTATCCTGATCGCCCTGGTGTTATTTATAAACGAATTTCCTGATTATATAGGGGATAAGGCGGTAGGAAAACGTACGTGGGTCGTGATTTTAGGCAAAAAGAACGCGATTTTTATTTATTATATACTGCTTGCGGCAGTATATGTTATAATAACAGCCTTAGCGTTGGCTAAATCTTTACCGTACACCTGCCTTATAGCGGTCCTTAGCTTACCGGTAGCATTCAAGGCGTTCACGGTATCCAGAAATAATTATGAAAAGATTCATGAGTTATTGCCGGTTAATGCGGCTACGATAGGGCTGCATTCAATGATAGGCATACTGCTATGTGCCGGGATAGCGATAGATAAGATTTTTGTACCCTGGAGATAA
- a CDS encoding polyprenyl synthetase family protein, which yields MQLKEIYSPIRNELTEIERLIRFNIENSPTASIVKIGGYLLRSGGKRLRPALVTLSARATLEGDVSASSKQVLNIASAVELIHLASLLHDDVIDHSKIRHNKPTVNAKWGEDVAIVLGDYLYSIGFDLISSCRNPDVLDCISRSTRMMCEGELTQVCERDNLDILKERYITIVKNKTANLFAACCQAGVLAVGRHTALGMLKEYGLNFGIAFQIVDDSLDLIGEIKDLGKVPGADFKMGELTMPILNLLSETEDKRLVRKLIAQKDSKRAFKDIRKMFINSGALTKTIDDVHLYAEKAKKSLRGLADSSFKHSLCALADFAVDRIKA from the coding sequence ATGCAGTTAAAAGAAATTTATAGCCCCATCAGGAATGAGTTGACCGAGATCGAGCGGCTGATCAGGTTTAACATCGAAAACAGCCCGACCGCGTCGATAGTGAAGATAGGAGGATATCTTCTGCGCTCGGGAGGCAAAAGGCTCCGGCCGGCCCTGGTGACTTTATCCGCAAGGGCCACTTTGGAAGGCGATGTTTCGGCGTCTTCAAAACAGGTGCTAAATATAGCTTCAGCGGTTGAATTAATACATCTGGCGTCGTTGTTACATGACGACGTGATAGATCATTCAAAGATACGCCATAATAAGCCTACGGTTAATGCCAAATGGGGCGAGGATGTGGCAATTGTCCTGGGCGACTATCTCTATTCAATAGGCTTTGACCTGATATCGTCCTGCAGAAACCCGGATGTCCTTGACTGTATAAGCCGGTCTACTCGCATGATGTGCGAGGGTGAGCTTACGCAGGTTTGCGAAAGGGACAATCTCGACATATTGAAAGAACGGTACATAACTATAGTGAAGAATAAAACAGCCAATCTGTTCGCGGCATGTTGTCAGGCCGGCGTACTGGCTGTCGGCAGACACACCGCGCTGGGTATGCTAAAAGAATATGGGCTGAATTTCGGGATAGCGTTCCAGATCGTAGATGATTCGCTCGACCTGATCGGTGAAATAAAGGATCTGGGGAAAGTCCCGGGCGCTGATTTTAAGATGGGCGAGTTGACCATGCCTATATTGAACCTGCTTTCTGAAACCGAAGATAAAAGATTGGTCCGTAAACTCATTGCGCAGAAAGACAGCAAAAGGGCATTCAAAGATATAAGGAAGATGTTTATCAATTCCGGCGCGCTTACAAAGACGATAGACGATGTCCATCTCTACGCCGAAAAGGCGAAGAAGAGCCTGCGCGGATTAGCGGATTCTTCGTTCAAGCACAGCCTGTGCGCCCTGGCCGATTTTGCTGTTGATAGGATAAAGGCATGA
- a CDS encoding bifunctional precorrin-2 dehydrogenase/sirohydrochlorin ferrochelatase: MAKYYPINLCLKNKKCLVIGAGVVAERKIRRLLGSGALVSVVSPVSTPALKALWKKKKIVFKNRKFDLRDLSGAYMVIAATTDRSVNSAASSYCLKNNILVNVVDSPEECSFILPSVIRRGALTISISTDGVSPALSKKIRQDLDKVFGPEYADYLRIMKDLRPKVREKIKNMKSRKCFFKETLKGQIFDLLRQKKVRQVKIKLERILKNAKVS, translated from the coding sequence ATGGCCAAATATTATCCCATAAATCTGTGCCTGAAAAATAAAAAATGTCTGGTAATAGGCGCCGGCGTAGTAGCCGAGCGCAAGATAAGACGGCTCCTGGGAAGCGGAGCTCTTGTTTCGGTAGTAAGTCCCGTTAGCACCCCCGCTTTAAAGGCTTTATGGAAAAAGAAAAAGATCGTATTTAAAAATAGGAAATTCGACTTAAGGGATCTATCTGGAGCATACATGGTAATTGCCGCCACAACCGATAGATCAGTAAACTCTGCCGCATCCTCCTATTGCCTCAAAAATAATATTTTAGTCAATGTTGTAGATTCCCCTGAAGAATGCAGTTTTATTCTGCCTTCTGTAATAAGAAGAGGGGCCTTGACTATAAGCATATCTACGGACGGTGTAAGCCCGGCATTGTCAAAGAAGATCCGCCAGGATCTTGATAAAGTGTTTGGCCCTGAATACGCCGACTATCTACGTATAATGAAAGATCTCCGGCCCAAGGTGCGGGAAAAAATAAAAAATATGAAATCCAGAAAATGTTTTTTTAAAGAAACGCTTAAAGGGCAAATATTCGATCTTCTCAGGCAGAAGAAGGTGCGGCAGGTCAAAATAAAGCTGGAGCGTATTTTAAAAAATGCAAAGGTATCTTAA
- the ccsA gene encoding cytochrome c biogenesis protein CcsA, which yields MQRYLNLHIAAAYISYIIFFVASVAAVLYIIQDNAIKNKRTAVIFSRLPSLSFLDKLNYRSISLAFPILTLSIFCGFLWSENIHGICWWGYNSRQFYSLVLWLIYALILHVRLSAKVRGRKVALLSILAFFIIILSLFGTCP from the coding sequence ATGCAAAGGTATCTTAATCTTCATATAGCGGCCGCTTATATTAGTTACATCATATTTTTTGTGGCTTCGGTAGCCGCGGTATTATATATCATACAGGACAACGCCATAAAGAATAAGCGGACAGCCGTTATCTTCAGCCGGCTACCGAGCCTATCTTTTTTAGACAAGCTTAACTACAGGAGCATAAGTTTAGCGTTTCCCATACTTACGCTCTCGATTTTCTGCGGATTTCTTTGGTCCGAGAATATCCACGGTATCTGCTGGTGGGGTTATAATTCCCGCCAGTTCTATTCTCTTGTCCTTTGGCTGATCTATGCCCTTATCCTGCATGTAAGATTATCTGCTAAGGTGCGGGGCCGAAAAGTGGCTCTGCTGTCTATTTTAGCTTTTTTTATAATAATTCTCAGTTTATTCGGTACCTGCCCGTAG
- the hemA gene encoding glutamyl-tRNA reductase, with the protein MDLVVIGINHKTAPVEIREKFSFSARNITEANRLLKESAILEESLILSTCNRMEIYALALRDKDYVGCIKSFLGRIHNIDVSDYEDRIYIYKGKKAVEHLFGVTAGLDSMVIGEMEISGQVKNAYKDAREGKTTGKILNRLFEKALNTAKKIRTETSIGRGAVSVSSAAAMLAKKILGDLKDKTAMIVGAGAVGEQLIVYLKKNGIGSILVANRTLEKAQSLAQKFDATAVAFNDFSERLIDVEIVVASTGAPHCIIRKDDIAALMPKRKQRPLFIIDLAVPRDVESQVNTIDNSYLYDIDDLQRIVDDNISLRKNELDNCSRVIGNAADVFIGWMARENIRHEYSGK; encoded by the coding sequence ATGGATTTAGTGGTTATTGGCATAAATCATAAAACCGCCCCTGTTGAGATAAGGGAGAAATTTTCTTTCTCTGCCAGGAATATTACCGAGGCGAATCGTTTGCTTAAGGAAAGTGCTATTTTGGAAGAGAGCCTTATCTTGTCTACGTGCAACCGCATGGAGATATACGCTCTTGCGCTCCGGGATAAAGACTATGTGGGTTGCATAAAGAGCTTTCTGGGCCGGATCCATAATATTGATGTATCGGATTATGAGGATAGAATTTATATTTATAAAGGTAAAAAAGCGGTAGAGCATTTATTCGGAGTTACCGCGGGCCTTGATTCTATGGTTATCGGGGAGATGGAGATATCAGGCCAGGTTAAGAATGCCTATAAGGATGCCAGAGAAGGAAAAACTACAGGCAAGATATTGAACAGATTGTTTGAAAAAGCCCTTAATACCGCAAAGAAGATAAGAACTGAAACATCTATCGGGCGGGGGGCTGTTTCCGTGAGTTCAGCTGCGGCTATGCTTGCGAAAAAAATATTGGGTGACCTGAAGGATAAAACGGCGATGATTGTAGGTGCCGGCGCCGTCGGTGAACAACTGATCGTGTATTTGAAAAAAAACGGCATAGGTTCTATCCTGGTCGCGAACCGTACTTTGGAAAAGGCGCAAAGTCTCGCCCAAAAGTTCGACGCCACTGCTGTCGCATTCAATGATTTCAGCGAGAGATTGATCGATGTGGAGATAGTGGTCGCTTCCACCGGCGCCCCGCATTGTATCATACGCAAAGACGATATAGCGGCTCTGATGCCGAAAAGAAAACAGAGGCCGCTTTTCATCATCGACCTTGCGGTTCCGCGTGATGTGGAGTCCCAGGTTAACACCATAGACAATTCGTACCTTTATGATATAGACGATCTGCAACGGATAGTTGATGATAATATAAGCTTAAGGAAAAATGAGCTGGATAACTGTTCCAGGGTCATCGGCAATGCGGCAGATGTCTTCATAGGGTGGATGGCGAGGGAGAACATAAGGCATGAGTATAGCGGAAAATAA
- the hemC gene encoding hydroxymethylbilane synthase, giving the protein MSIAENKRFIIGSRSSKLALTQTRYVMDKLKKFHPSPNFEIKTIKTAGDKIPDVALSKIADKGFFTKEIEEALLRREIDLAVHSMKDLPTELSPHLKIAAVTKREDPRDVLVSREGFTLKTLPQGSRVGTSSLRRSAQLLYIRKDLKIMDLRGNLDTRINKLDRGIYDAIILAYAGIKRLGLTVKLSAISTQEMLPQAGQGALAIEAHEDNHEVINMAKALDDADYHLAIDAERAVLSGLGGGCQVPIGVYAAVEGDILHVTAGVFSLDGKMAVRDEISGKKINAQALGRQLAERVLEKNGAQQILRDFSKGMR; this is encoded by the coding sequence ATGAGTATAGCGGAAAATAAACGTTTTATTATAGGATCGCGATCGAGCAAACTAGCCCTGACGCAGACCAGATACGTCATGGATAAACTGAAAAAATTTCACCCCTCGCCTAATTTTGAGATAAAGACCATAAAGACGGCGGGGGATAAGATACCGGATGTGGCTTTAAGTAAGATCGCCGACAAGGGGTTTTTCACTAAAGAGATCGAGGAAGCGTTATTGAGGCGCGAGATCGACCTTGCTGTGCACAGCATGAAAGATTTGCCGACGGAATTGTCGCCACACCTAAAGATTGCCGCGGTCACAAAAAGGGAAGATCCGCGCGATGTGCTGGTTTCAAGGGAAGGATTTACTTTAAAGACACTGCCTCAAGGTTCCAGGGTGGGGACTAGTAGTCTGCGTCGTAGCGCTCAACTGCTATATATAAGAAAAGACCTGAAGATTATGGATCTGCGCGGGAATCTGGATACGCGGATAAATAAATTAGATCGCGGCATATATGACGCGATAATACTTGCCTATGCCGGCATAAAACGGCTGGGGCTTACGGTAAAGCTCTCGGCTATATCTACGCAAGAGATGTTGCCGCAGGCAGGCCAGGGCGCATTGGCCATCGAGGCGCATGAGGATAATCACGAAGTCATTAATATGGCCAAGGCGTTAGACGATGCAGATTACCATTTGGCCATCGACGCGGAGAGGGCTGTACTCTCAGGCCTGGGAGGCGGTTGCCAGGTGCCGATAGGAGTATATGCCGCAGTAGAAGGTGATATCCTACATGTAACAGCGGGCGTATTTTCACTTGATGGTAAAATGGCCGTAAGGGATGAAATTTCGGGAAAGAAAATCAATGCTCAGGCCTTAGGCCGGCAATTAGCCGAAAGAGTCCTGGAGAAAAATGGCGCACAGCAGATTCTTCGGGATTTCAGTAAAGGTATGAGGTGA
- the cobA gene encoding uroporphyrinogen-III C-methyltransferase — protein sequence MLRSTVFLVGAGPGDEKLITVRGRELVGRADCIIYDNLVNAQILKNAKFGCKIIYVGKKASAHTLSQDNINKLLVKEARRYCNVVRLKGGDPFIFGRGAEEAVYLRKKGIDFQIVPGVTSAIAVPAYAGIPLTERSMTSTVGFITGHEDPTKPDSGVDWNALTKALGTMVFLMGAGNLGLIVKRLIASGKPVDTPVAVIRWGTTAKQKTVAGVLSNIVSLSRKNKISPPAIIVVGKTVELRKELNWFEKRPLFAKRVIVTRTREQVSELSCKLRDLGAEVIEIPTIKTVSLKSDTLLRKAFSSGKYDWVFFTSQNGVYEFDGFLNRSGKDCRMLCEAKICAIGSQTAKALRGIGIRPDYTPPEFTAESIVEHFKKMRCPGRALILHAKKAREVLPEGLKRSGFKVMAIDLYDTVVAKESSIALNQALAEYVDIITFTSSSTVENFIKLAGKDYKRKLSGVKLVSIGPVTSDTLKKFGLKPGAQAKVHTIDGLVKVLVE from the coding sequence ATGTTGAGGTCAACAGTATTTCTTGTCGGTGCAGGCCCGGGTGACGAAAAGTTGATAACTGTCAGGGGTCGAGAACTGGTAGGCCGGGCCGATTGTATTATTTATGATAACTTGGTTAATGCTCAAATTTTAAAGAACGCGAAATTTGGCTGTAAGATTATATATGTTGGCAAGAAAGCGAGCGCGCACACATTATCGCAAGATAATATAAATAAACTTCTGGTAAAAGAGGCAAGGCGGTATTGCAATGTAGTTCGCCTTAAAGGCGGAGACCCGTTTATATTCGGAAGGGGTGCCGAAGAGGCGGTATATTTAAGGAAGAAAGGAATAGATTTCCAAATTGTTCCGGGAGTCACCAGCGCAATAGCGGTTCCTGCCTATGCAGGCATCCCCCTTACAGAAAGAAGCATGACCTCGACGGTAGGTTTTATCACAGGACACGAAGACCCCACTAAGCCGGACTCGGGGGTAGACTGGAACGCATTGACAAAAGCGCTGGGTACGATGGTATTCTTGATGGGCGCGGGCAACCTTGGACTGATAGTAAAAAGGTTGATCGCAAGCGGTAAGCCTGTAGATACTCCGGTCGCCGTGATAAGGTGGGGTACTACGGCAAAACAGAAGACGGTGGCCGGTGTTTTAAGCAACATAGTCAGCCTGTCGCGAAAAAATAAAATATCACCGCCAGCCATAATAGTCGTCGGCAAGACTGTGGAGTTGAGAAAGGAATTGAATTGGTTCGAGAAGAGGCCTCTTTTTGCAAAAAGGGTGATCGTCACCCGTACGCGAGAGCAGGTCAGCGAACTTTCGTGTAAACTCCGGGATCTGGGGGCTGAAGTTATCGAGATACCTACAATCAAGACCGTATCGCTTAAATCCGATACGTTGTTAAGAAAAGCTTTTTCATCTGGGAAATACGACTGGGTATTCTTCACAAGTCAGAACGGCGTATATGAATTCGACGGATTTTTAAATAGATCCGGCAAAGACTGCCGAATGCTGTGCGAGGCGAAGATATGTGCCATAGGTTCCCAGACTGCGAAGGCATTACGCGGTATCGGCATAAGGCCCGATTACACACCACCGGAATTTACCGCGGAATCTATAGTGGAACATTTTAAAAAGATGCGTTGTCCGGGCCGAGCCCTTATTCTGCATGCTAAAAAAGCGCGCGAGGTGCTGCCGGAGGGCCTTAAAAGATCAGGATTTAAGGTAATGGCAATAGATTTGTACGATACGGTTGTGGCAAAGGAAAGTTCCATCGCCCTGAATCAGGCGTTGGCCGAATATGTAGATATCATCACATTTACCAGTTCGTCAACGGTTGAGAATTTTATTAAACTTGCCGGGAAAGATTACAAGCGTAAACTTTCCGGAGTAAAACTTGTTTCAATAGGGCCTGTCACATCAGACACGTTAAAAAAGTTCGGTTTAAAACCAGGCGCGCAGGCCAAGGTCCATACCATAGACGGGCTTGTAAAGGTATTAGTGGAGTAA
- a CDS encoding radical SAM protein: MINCTRLLSGKKGFYDEIRYAKGKPADTNRPIVVWNTTKSCNLQCVHCYFDAHAKKDKGELTTEQARTMIDDIAAFGAPVFLFSGGEPFMREDLFDLGKYALSKGLRTVISTNGTLITKDTAKRIKDAGFSYVGISLDGLEAVNDKFRKAPGAFKKTLEGIRNCHSCGVRAGLRFTINKHSFRDMAGIFDLIENEGIKRACFYHLVYSGRGSAMIKEDLTKEGSRDALDLIFDRTIDLSRKSEDTEILTVDNHADGVYLYLRLKKEGKKRADETLELLKINGGNKSGIGIADIDNLGFVHPDQFWRHYSLGNVRERNFSDIWSDESDALLHNLRNRLHLLKGKCGRCHFQDICAGNFRVRAEAFYGDVWQEDPACYLSEEEILSVRED, from the coding sequence ATGATAAATTGTACGAGATTGCTTTCTGGTAAAAAAGGTTTTTATGACGAGATCCGTTATGCTAAGGGTAAGCCCGCGGACACTAACCGGCCGATAGTGGTATGGAATACCACCAAAAGCTGTAATTTACAGTGTGTCCATTGTTATTTTGATGCTCACGCAAAGAAAGACAAAGGCGAACTTACGACTGAACAAGCAAGGACCATGATCGACGATATTGCGGCCTTCGGCGCGCCCGTATTCTTATTCTCCGGCGGGGAACCTTTTATGCGCGAGGACCTGTTTGACCTCGGCAAGTATGCGTTATCCAAAGGATTGCGCACGGTAATATCCACTAATGGTACTCTGATCACCAAAGATACCGCTAAAAGAATAAAGGATGCAGGATTTTCATATGTGGGCATCAGTCTGGACGGACTGGAGGCTGTGAATGACAAGTTCCGTAAAGCGCCGGGAGCTTTTAAGAAAACATTAGAAGGGATAAGGAACTGTCACTCATGCGGGGTGCGCGCGGGATTAAGGTTTACTATTAATAAGCATAGCTTCCGTGATATGGCCGGCATATTCGACCTGATCGAAAATGAAGGCATCAAACGAGCCTGTTTTTATCATCTGGTATATTCAGGCAGGGGAAGTGCAATGATAAAAGAAGACCTGACTAAGGAAGGGTCACGGGATGCCCTGGACCTTATCTTTGACAGGACTATAGACTTAAGCCGTAAAAGCGAAGATACGGAAATCCTTACTGTGGATAATCACGCGGACGGTGTCTATCTGTATCTGCGCCTGAAGAAAGAAGGCAAAAAGCGCGCGGACGAGACACTTGAGCTTCTAAAAATCAACGGAGGCAATAAATCAGGCATCGGTATCGCGGACATCGACAATCTTGGCTTTGTCCACCCAGATCAGTTTTGGAGGCATTATTCTCTGGGCAATGTAAGAGAAAGGAATTTCAGTGATATATGGTCCGATGAAAGTGATGCCTTACTGCATAATTTAAGGAATAGGCTTCATCTATTAAAGGGAAAGTGCGGCCGCTGTCACTTCCAGGATATCTGTGCCGGAAATTTTAGAGTAAGGGCAGAGGCGTTTTATGGCGATGTGTGGCAGGAGGATCCGGCCTGTTATTTGAGCGAAGAAGAGATATTGAGTGTAAGAGAGGATTAG
- a CDS encoding radical SAM protein has translation MAQKRPKETPKRRQKVDLRLVAWELTRSCNLACSHCRASSKHGPYPDELTTEECFKVIDDIVSFSKPIIILTGGEPLLRKDIFEIAGYGKKKGLTMVMAPNGTLLTEENVKKIISSGVKRISVSLDGPDAGSHDNLRQVPGAFNTACDGIARAKIAGLEFQINTTVTKRNIKLLPRIIKLAKDLGAKAHHIFLLVPTGRAKEMAEEELSASEYEETLKLLAREKKGSSLEIKITCAPHFNRVLLQEHAAAAPSLSGRGCMGGVSFCFISHVGDAQPCGYLEIKCGNIRKQAFKDIWLESEVFNNIRDFGQYKGKCGVCEFKAVCGGCRARAYAKYSDYLREEPYCTYEPKFPVKK, from the coding sequence ATGGCCCAAAAGCGACCGAAGGAAACTCCCAAGAGGAGACAGAAAGTAGATCTAAGGTTAGTTGCGTGGGAATTGACACGCAGCTGCAACTTAGCCTGCAGTCATTGCCGGGCGTCAAGTAAGCATGGGCCGTATCCGGATGAATTGACCACCGAAGAATGTTTTAAGGTCATCGACGATATTGTTTCATTCAGTAAGCCCATTATCATTCTCACGGGCGGTGAGCCGTTATTAAGAAAAGATATTTTCGAGATCGCCGGATACGGGAAAAAGAAGGGGCTTACCATGGTGATGGCGCCTAACGGCACGCTCTTAACCGAAGAGAATGTCAAAAAAATAATTAGCTCGGGTGTAAAAAGGATCTCGGTCAGCCTGGACGGCCCTGATGCCGGCTCTCATGATAATTTGAGGCAGGTTCCCGGTGCCTTCAATACTGCCTGTGACGGAATAGCAAGAGCAAAAATAGCCGGTCTTGAATTTCAGATAAATACTACCGTCACCAAAAGAAATATAAAGCTGCTTCCCCGGATAATCAAATTGGCCAAAGACCTTGGAGCGAAGGCGCACCACATCTTTCTTCTTGTGCCAACGGGTCGGGCAAAAGAGATGGCCGAAGAAGAGTTGTCGGCATCGGAATATGAGGAAACGCTTAAATTGTTAGCGAGGGAGAAGAAGGGTTCTTCTTTGGAGATAAAGATAACCTGCGCTCCACACTTCAACCGCGTTTTGCTGCAGGAACACGCGGCCGCCGCGCCCAGCCTGTCCGGCAGGGGGTGCATGGGAGGGGTAAGTTTTTGTTTTATCTCGCATGTAGGCGACGCGCAGCCGTGCGGTTATCTTGAAATCAAATGCGGCAATATACGCAAACAAGCCTTTAAAGACATATGGCTTGAGTCCGAAGTATTTAATAATATCAGAGATTTCGGACAATATAAAGGTAAGTGCGGCGTCTGTGAATTTAAAGCCGTCTGCGGAGGATGCCGCGCCCGCGCTTATGCAAAATACAGTGATTATTTAAGAGAGGAACCTTATTGCACATATGAGCCAAAGTTTCCTGTCAAAAAATAG